Proteins from one Streptomyces sp. NBC_00289 genomic window:
- a CDS encoding ribonuclease HII, which translates to MPYEPPTHTVERSLRATTGAKVIAGVDEVGRGAWAGPVTVCAAITGLRRPPEGLTDSKLLTVKRRTELAPILRKWVTSYALGHASPEEIDNLGMTAALRLAAVRALEDLPVRPDAVILDGKHNYLGVPWQVRTVIKGDQSCVAVAAASVIAKVQRDKMMAELGVDHADFDFAANAGYPSPVHKAALEVRGPTPFHRLSWAYLDALPQWRHLKKARSWADGSVPEIEGQLGFDF; encoded by the coding sequence ATGCCGTACGAACCACCTACTCACACCGTCGAGCGCTCCCTGCGCGCCACGACCGGGGCCAAGGTCATCGCAGGTGTCGACGAGGTGGGGCGCGGCGCGTGGGCCGGCCCCGTCACCGTCTGCGCGGCGATCACCGGGCTGCGTCGTCCCCCCGAAGGCCTGACCGACTCCAAACTGCTCACCGTGAAGCGGCGCACCGAACTCGCTCCGATCCTGCGGAAGTGGGTCACGTCGTACGCCCTGGGACACGCTTCCCCGGAGGAGATCGACAACCTCGGAATGACAGCCGCGCTGCGGCTCGCCGCGGTGCGCGCCCTGGAGGACCTGCCGGTCCGCCCCGACGCGGTCATCCTTGACGGGAAGCACAACTACCTCGGAGTGCCGTGGCAGGTCCGTACGGTCATCAAGGGTGACCAGTCCTGCGTGGCCGTGGCGGCGGCTTCGGTGATCGCGAAGGTTCAGCGCGACAAAATGATGGCCGAACTGGGTGTCGACCATGCAGACTTCGATTTTGCAGCCAACGCCGGGTATCCGTCGCCCGTGCACAAGGCAGCACTGGAGGTACGGGGCCCCACTCCGTTCCACCGGTTGTCGTGGGCGTATCTTGATGCGCTGCCTCAGTGGCGGCACCTGAAGAAGGCCCGCAGCTGGGCGGACGGAAGCGTTCCGGAGATCGAGGGGCAGCTCGGCTTCGATTTCTGA
- a CDS encoding TetR/AcrR family transcriptional regulator yields the protein MVTSRWTAAPVRTASLRRRGAVLEQAILDAALEQLSTVGWNGLTMEGVAAGAQTGKAAVYRRWPSKEDLVADALQAGLPSFEEAPDLGGVREDLFALCRQARDAMFSRPGSALRAVIHECDHRQAERFHGVIFEGVVEPTIRLLREVITRGIVRGEVRPDAANAYVFDAIPAMMMYRSKMCASEWNDKDLEEMLDQLMLPLLRPSAG from the coding sequence ATGGTTACCTCGCGCTGGACGGCCGCCCCCGTCCGGACGGCCTCCCTTCGTCGGCGTGGCGCCGTGCTCGAACAGGCCATCCTCGATGCCGCGTTGGAGCAACTCAGTACGGTCGGCTGGAACGGCCTCACCATGGAAGGTGTCGCGGCCGGCGCGCAGACGGGCAAGGCCGCGGTCTACCGTCGTTGGCCTTCGAAGGAGGATCTGGTCGCCGACGCCCTCCAGGCCGGGCTCCCGAGCTTCGAGGAGGCGCCCGACCTTGGTGGCGTGCGCGAGGATCTGTTTGCGCTTTGCCGCCAGGCACGTGACGCGATGTTCTCGCGCCCCGGTTCAGCATTGCGCGCAGTGATTCACGAATGCGATCACAGGCAGGCGGAGCGCTTTCATGGCGTGATCTTCGAAGGGGTCGTGGAGCCGACCATCAGGCTGCTCCGTGAGGTAATCACCCGGGGAATAGTGCGGGGAGAGGTCCGCCCGGATGCGGCGAACGCATACGTCTTCGATGCGATCCCGGCCATGATGATGTACCGCTCCAAGATGTGCGCGAGCGAATGGAACGACAAGGATCTTGAAGAGATGCTCGACCAACTGATGCTTCCGCTGCTGCGGCCGAGCGCTGGGTGA
- a CDS encoding MFS transporter — protein MTTSQLTKDQKPGAARREGRPGIALTVIAACQLMVVLDATIVNIALPHIQDALKFSTTDLTWVVSAYTLTFGGLLLLGGRAGDILGRRRVFMTGILLFTFASLLGGLAQEPWQLLAARVLQGVGGAIASPTSLALITTTFPEGPERNRAFGVFAAVSAGGGAIGLLAGGMLTEWLDWRWVLFVNVPIGVAIALLAPLYINESERHSGRFDIAGALTSTAGMASLVYGFIRAADEGWRDTLTIGSFAAAVVLLLAFVFVESRAKEPITPLRMFTDRNRSGTYVIMLSLAAAMFGMFFYIVLFVQNVLGYSPIKAGLAFLPVTVVIALGAGLSQRFLPVLGPKPFMLVGSALATIGLGWQALISSDSSYVGGVLGPMLVFGFGMGLNFVTLTLTAVSGVAPHEAGAASGLLNAMQQVGGSLGLSILTTVFGSASKNEAEKQLPNFLADGSPEQKAEFAKTHQLPGSWGHEVLAQGISTGFVAAAAMAVLALATAWLVIRVRKSDLESLAGTPGAGLG, from the coding sequence GTGACGACCTCTCAGTTGACGAAGGACCAGAAACCGGGTGCGGCACGCCGGGAGGGACGCCCCGGCATCGCGCTCACCGTCATCGCGGCCTGCCAACTCATGGTGGTACTCGACGCGACGATTGTGAACATCGCCCTTCCGCACATTCAAGACGCTCTCAAGTTCAGCACCACCGACCTCACGTGGGTCGTCAGCGCCTACACGCTCACCTTCGGCGGCCTGCTGCTCCTGGGCGGCCGGGCCGGAGACATCCTCGGCCGCCGCCGGGTCTTCATGACCGGCATCCTCCTCTTCACCTTCGCGTCGCTGCTCGGCGGACTCGCACAGGAGCCCTGGCAGTTGCTGGCCGCGCGCGTACTCCAGGGCGTGGGTGGCGCGATCGCGTCGCCCACCTCCCTGGCACTGATCACCACCACGTTTCCCGAGGGCCCGGAACGGAACCGGGCCTTCGGTGTCTTCGCCGCGGTCTCCGCCGGTGGCGGCGCCATCGGCCTGCTCGCGGGCGGCATGCTCACGGAGTGGCTCGACTGGCGATGGGTGCTCTTCGTCAACGTGCCGATCGGCGTGGCGATCGCCCTGCTCGCGCCGCTGTACATCAACGAGTCCGAACGTCACTCCGGACGCTTCGACATCGCGGGTGCACTGACCTCGACAGCGGGCATGGCCTCCCTGGTCTACGGTTTCATCCGCGCGGCGGACGAGGGATGGCGGGACACGCTGACGATCGGCTCCTTCGCCGCCGCCGTGGTTCTGCTGCTGGCCTTCGTTTTCGTCGAGTCGCGCGCCAAGGAGCCGATCACCCCGCTGCGGATGTTCACCGACCGCAATCGCTCCGGCACGTACGTGATCATGCTGAGTCTCGCCGCCGCGATGTTCGGGATGTTCTTCTACATCGTGCTCTTCGTGCAGAACGTGTTGGGATACAGCCCGATCAAGGCCGGTCTCGCCTTCCTGCCGGTGACCGTCGTCATCGCGCTGGGTGCCGGCCTGTCCCAGCGGTTCCTCCCGGTACTGGGGCCCAAGCCCTTCATGCTCGTGGGTTCGGCACTCGCGACGATCGGGCTGGGCTGGCAGGCCCTCATCAGCTCCGACAGCTCGTACGTCGGCGGAGTGCTCGGCCCGATGCTGGTGTTCGGCTTCGGCATGGGCCTGAACTTCGTCACGCTCACTCTCACCGCGGTTTCCGGTGTCGCCCCGCACGAGGCGGGCGCTGCGTCCGGGCTGCTCAACGCCATGCAACAGGTGGGCGGCTCGCTCGGTCTGTCCATCCTCACGACGGTGTTCGGCTCGGCCAGCAAGAACGAGGCGGAGAAGCAACTGCCGAACTTCCTCGCCGACGGGTCGCCGGAACAGAAGGCGGAGTTCGCCAAGACCCATCAACTGCCCGGCTCGTGGGGACACGAGGTGCTCGCCCAAGGCATCTCGACGGGCTTCGTCGCGGCCGCCGCAATGGCCGTACTCGCCCTGGCCACGGCCTGGTTGGTGATCCGTGTCCGCAAGAGCGACCTGGAGTCCCTCGCCGGGACACCGGGGGCCGGCCTCGGCTGA
- a CDS encoding ADP-ribosylglycohydrolase family protein: MTADSSPDGRLDRALASLCGLTVGDALGSQFFVPAHYPMLKQRELPPGPWQWTDDTEMACSVVAVLAAHHRIDQDALARSFAEHHDFDRGYGPAVNRLLRLVREGGDWRELAAELFNGQGSWGNGAAMRIAPLGAWYADDPEQATHQAEISAYPTHQHREAVVGAMAVAAAAALAAAPGGPPTPEAFLDGVVALVPKSAVGAGLRRARDMLDYGDAGTVAAVLGCGRRTSAHDTVPFALWSAARALRDYEQAFWTTAQVGGDVDTTCAIVGGVLAGGKAGTPPAAWVRRTEALPDWVPASG; the protein is encoded by the coding sequence ATGACAGCCGACTCCTCACCCGACGGGCGCCTGGACCGCGCCCTGGCCAGCCTCTGCGGACTGACCGTGGGGGACGCGCTGGGCTCGCAGTTCTTCGTCCCGGCCCACTACCCGATGCTCAAGCAGCGCGAGCTGCCGCCAGGCCCCTGGCAGTGGACGGACGACACGGAGATGGCCTGCTCCGTGGTTGCCGTACTGGCCGCTCACCACCGGATCGACCAGGATGCGCTGGCCCGCTCCTTCGCCGAGCACCACGACTTCGACCGCGGCTACGGTCCCGCGGTCAACCGTCTGCTGCGTCTGGTCCGGGAGGGCGGCGACTGGCGCGAACTCGCCGCCGAGCTCTTCAACGGACAAGGGTCCTGGGGCAACGGCGCGGCGATGCGTATCGCTCCGCTGGGCGCCTGGTACGCGGACGATCCGGAGCAGGCGACGCACCAGGCGGAGATCTCGGCGTACCCCACCCACCAGCATCGTGAGGCCGTGGTCGGCGCCATGGCCGTTGCGGCGGCCGCCGCACTGGCTGCCGCCCCCGGCGGCCCGCCCACCCCTGAGGCGTTTCTCGACGGGGTCGTCGCACTCGTCCCCAAGAGTGCCGTCGGGGCCGGTCTGCGACGGGCCCGCGACATGCTCGACTACGGCGACGCCGGCACGGTCGCGGCCGTACTGGGCTGCGGACGGCGTACGAGTGCCCATGACACCGTGCCCTTCGCGCTCTGGTCGGCCGCGCGGGCCCTGCGGGATTACGAGCAGGCCTTCTGGACCACCGCTCAGGTCGGCGGCGACGTGGACACGACCTGCGCGATCGTGGGCGGCGTCCTCGCCGGAGGGAAGGCGGGAACTCCACCGGCCGCGTGGGTGCGGCGGACGGAAGCGCTCCCGGACTGGGTGCCCGCAAGCGGCTGA
- a CDS encoding histidine phosphatase family protein, protein MARPRRIVLVRHGESTGNVDDTVYEREPDHALALTDRGWQQAEETGKRLREVLGRERVSVYVSPYRRTHETLRAFHLDPELIRVREEPRLREQDWGNWQDRDDVRLQKAYRDAYGHFFYRFAQGESGADVYDRVGGFLESLYRSFEAPDHPPNVLLVTHGLAMRLFCMRWFHWTVAEFESLSNPGNAEMRMLVLGDDGKYVIDPPFERWRDPEPYGITG, encoded by the coding sequence ATGGCACGACCACGGCGCATCGTCCTTGTCCGGCACGGGGAGTCAACGGGCAATGTTGATGACACCGTCTACGAACGCGAGCCCGACCACGCGCTGGCCCTGACCGACCGGGGCTGGCAGCAGGCCGAGGAGACGGGCAAACGCCTGCGTGAGGTGCTCGGCCGCGAACGCGTCAGCGTGTACGTGTCCCCGTACCGCCGCACGCACGAGACCTTGCGCGCCTTCCACCTGGACCCCGAGCTCATACGGGTGCGCGAGGAGCCGCGGCTGCGCGAGCAGGACTGGGGAAACTGGCAGGACCGCGACGACGTCCGGCTCCAGAAGGCGTACCGCGACGCCTACGGACACTTCTTCTACCGCTTCGCCCAGGGCGAGTCCGGAGCCGACGTGTACGACCGGGTCGGCGGTTTCCTGGAGAGCCTCTACCGAAGCTTCGAGGCACCCGACCACCCGCCGAACGTTCTGCTGGTCACCCATGGTCTGGCCATGAGGCTGTTCTGCATGCGCTGGTTCCACTGGACGGTGGCGGAGTTCGAGTCGCTGTCCAACCCGGGGAACGCGGAGATGCGGATGCTCGTTCTCGGGGACGACGGCAAATACGTGATTGACCCCCCTTTCGAACGCTGGCGAGATCCGGAACCGTACGGGATCACCGGATAG
- a CDS encoding YdbC family protein, whose product MLVKWIRCTVVDRRGFERGQRKWAGLLGEPGFRGQGGGWSRGRPGVAHVFAFWESRAFYDSFMARSHDRLATAQSGTFRNAQVKLFDYRFDVKTGFEPRFTDADLVRVAHCRVHEERAEHFTLMQEKVWNPAMAGSPGMIRGLFGEAPGSEFMVLSMWRSAAEHGKYRAERVERLALRAQIEADVAALTGDIVELEPSWTV is encoded by the coding sequence GTGCTGGTCAAGTGGATTCGCTGCACCGTGGTGGACCGCCGCGGCTTCGAGCGGGGGCAGCGAAAGTGGGCGGGGCTTCTGGGAGAGCCGGGGTTCAGGGGACAGGGCGGAGGCTGGAGCCGGGGGCGGCCGGGAGTGGCGCACGTCTTCGCGTTCTGGGAGAGCCGTGCCTTCTACGACTCCTTCATGGCCCGCTCCCATGACCGGCTGGCGACGGCCCAGTCGGGCACTTTCAGGAACGCCCAGGTCAAGCTCTTCGACTACCGCTTCGACGTGAAGACCGGCTTCGAGCCGCGCTTCACCGACGCCGACCTGGTACGGGTCGCCCACTGCCGCGTGCACGAGGAACGTGCGGAGCACTTCACGCTGATGCAGGAAAAGGTGTGGAACCCCGCGATGGCCGGCTCGCCGGGCATGATCCGCGGGCTGTTCGGCGAGGCTCCCGGAAGCGAGTTCATGGTGCTGTCGATGTGGAGATCCGCGGCCGAGCACGGCAAGTACCGCGCCGAGCGCGTGGAGCGGCTGGCTCTGCGGGCCCAGATAGAGGCGGACGTCGCAGCCCTCACAGGCGACATCGTGGAGCTGGAACCGAGCTGGACGGTGTGA
- a CDS encoding TerD family protein has translation MHGINKGIRKVEVSVKWDPSPAGQPPTDLDIVAATYLASAPYGDPAYVVHFDSRSPDGTIYLNRDSKDGKGFGWDEVMTLELDRLDARYARVVVGVVIQQRSAHRTFVGVINPGLRIREGYTVLAEDDFGSVLGSTATTIGEFVREGAGTWDFHPGIHGFDDDPATFTRTMGQAPQP, from the coding sequence GTGCACGGCATCAACAAGGGGATTCGTAAGGTCGAGGTCTCGGTCAAGTGGGATCCGAGTCCGGCGGGGCAGCCGCCCACTGATCTGGACATCGTCGCCGCGACCTACCTGGCGAGCGCCCCGTACGGCGATCCCGCCTATGTGGTGCACTTCGACAGCCGCTCCCCCGACGGCACCATCTATCTCAACCGCGACAGCAAGGACGGCAAGGGCTTCGGCTGGGACGAGGTCATGACGCTGGAGCTGGACCGGCTCGACGCCCGGTACGCGCGCGTGGTGGTCGGCGTGGTCATCCAGCAGCGCTCCGCGCACCGGACGTTCGTCGGCGTGATCAATCCCGGCCTGCGGATCCGTGAGGGCTACACCGTGCTCGCCGAGGACGATTTCGGCAGCGTCCTCGGGTCCACGGCGACGACGATCGGCGAGTTCGTGCGCGAGGGTGCCGGCACCTGGGATTTCCACCCCGGTATCCACGGCTTCGACGACGACCCCGCGACCTTCACGCGGACCATGGGTCAGGCGCCGCAGCCCTGA
- a CDS encoding vitamin B12-dependent ribonucleotide reductase, translating into MTETASGPARSSRAKGTKASKGLRVERIHTTPGVHPYDEVAWERRDVVMTNWRDGSVNFEQRGVEFPDFWSVNAVNIVTSKYFRGAVGTPQREVSLRQLIDRIVKTYRKAGEDYKYFASPADAEIFEHELAYALLHQIFSFNSPVWFNVGTPQPQQVSACFILSVDDSMESILDWYKEEGMIFKGGSGAGLNLSRIRSSKELLSSGGNASGPVSFMRGADASAGTIKSGGATRRAAKMVILDVDHPDIEGFIETKVKEEEKIRALRDAGFDMDLGGDDITSVQYQNANNSVRVNDTFMKAVEQGGKFGLTSRMTGEVIEEVDAKSLFRKMAEAAWACADPGIQYDDTINHWHTCPESGRINGSNPCSEYMHLDNTSCNLASLNLMKFLKDDGKGHQSFEVERFAKVVELVITAMDISICFADFPTQKIGENTRAFRQLGIGYANLGALLMATGHAYDSDGGRALAGSITSLMTGTSYRRSAELAAVVGAYDGYARNAQPHLRVMKQHADENTKAVRMDDLDTPIWAAATEAWQDVLHLGEKNGFRNAQASVIAPTGTIGLAMSCDTTGLEPDLALVKFKKLVGGGSMQIVNGTVPQALRRLGYQEEQIEAVVAHIAENGNVVDAPGLKPEHYEVFDCAMGERSISAMGHVRMMAAIQPWISGALSKTVNMPESATVEEVEEIYFEAWKMGVKALAIYRDNCKVGQPLSAKTKDKGTAEKDAVTAKAEATIRETVEKVVEYRPVRKRLPKGRPGITTSFTVGGAEGYMTANSYPDDGLGEVFLKMSKQGSTLAGMMDAFSIAVSVGLQYGVPLETYVSKFTNMRFEPAGMTDDPDVRMAQSIVDYIFRRLALDFLPFETRSALGIHSAEERQRHLETGSYEQSLDDEVDVEGLAQSAPRAQELKAVSTPKAEIEAVKPVPQQAHTSAELVEMQLGIQADAPLCFSCGTKMQRAGSCYICEGCGSTSGCS; encoded by the coding sequence ATGACAGAGACGGCGAGTGGTCCGGCACGGAGTTCCCGCGCCAAGGGCACCAAGGCGAGCAAGGGACTGCGTGTCGAGCGCATCCACACCACTCCCGGCGTGCACCCGTACGACGAGGTTGCGTGGGAGCGCCGTGACGTCGTCATGACCAACTGGCGCGACGGCTCGGTCAACTTCGAGCAGCGCGGCGTCGAGTTCCCCGACTTCTGGTCGGTGAACGCGGTCAACATCGTCACCAGCAAGTACTTCCGGGGCGCCGTGGGCACCCCGCAGCGCGAGGTGAGCCTCAGGCAGCTCATCGACCGCATCGTGAAGACGTACCGGAAGGCGGGCGAGGACTACAAGTACTTCGCCTCGCCCGCCGATGCCGAGATCTTCGAGCACGAGCTGGCGTACGCCCTCCTGCACCAGATCTTCAGCTTCAACAGCCCCGTGTGGTTCAACGTCGGCACCCCGCAGCCCCAGCAGGTCTCCGCCTGCTTCATCCTGTCCGTCGACGACTCCATGGAGTCGATCCTCGACTGGTACAAGGAAGAGGGCATGATCTTCAAGGGCGGCTCCGGCGCCGGCCTGAACCTCTCCCGCATCCGCTCCTCCAAGGAGCTGCTGTCCTCCGGCGGCAACGCCTCGGGCCCCGTGTCCTTCATGCGTGGCGCCGACGCCTCCGCGGGCACCATCAAGTCGGGTGGCGCCACGCGCCGCGCCGCCAAGATGGTCATCCTCGACGTCGACCACCCCGACATCGAGGGCTTCATCGAGACCAAGGTGAAGGAAGAGGAGAAGATCCGCGCCCTGCGTGACGCGGGCTTCGACATGGACCTGGGCGGCGACGACATCACGTCCGTCCAGTACCAGAACGCCAACAACTCGGTCCGCGTGAACGACACGTTCATGAAGGCCGTCGAGCAGGGTGGCAAGTTCGGCCTGACGTCGCGCATGACGGGTGAGGTCATCGAGGAGGTCGACGCCAAGTCGCTCTTCCGCAAGATGGCCGAGGCCGCCTGGGCCTGCGCCGACCCCGGTATCCAGTACGACGACACCATCAACCACTGGCACACGTGCCCGGAGTCCGGCCGTATCAACGGCTCGAACCCGTGCAGCGAGTACATGCACCTGGACAACACGTCCTGCAACCTCGCCTCGCTGAACCTGATGAAGTTCCTCAAGGACGACGGCAAGGGCCACCAGTCCTTCGAGGTCGAGCGCTTCGCCAAGGTCGTCGAGCTCGTCATCACGGCGATGGACATCTCCATCTGCTTCGCGGACTTCCCGACCCAGAAGATCGGCGAGAACACGCGCGCGTTCCGTCAGCTCGGCATCGGCTACGCGAACCTCGGCGCCCTGCTGATGGCGACCGGCCACGCGTACGACTCCGACGGCGGCCGTGCCCTCGCCGGGTCCATCACCTCCCTGATGACCGGCACGTCGTACCGCCGCTCCGCCGAACTCGCCGCGGTCGTGGGGGCGTATGACGGGTATGCTCGCAACGCGCAGCCGCACCTGCGTGTCATGAAGCAGCACGCCGACGAGAACACCAAGGCCGTCCGCATGGACGACCTGGACACGCCGATCTGGGCCGCCGCCACGGAGGCCTGGCAGGACGTTCTCCACCTCGGCGAGAAGAACGGTTTCCGCAACGCGCAGGCGTCGGTCATCGCCCCGACCGGCACCATCGGTCTCGCGATGTCCTGCGACACCACCGGCCTCGAGCCCGACCTCGCCCTGGTCAAGTTCAAGAAGCTGGTCGGCGGCGGCTCGATGCAGATCGTCAACGGCACCGTCCCGCAGGCCCTGCGCCGCCTGGGTTACCAGGAGGAGCAGATCGAGGCGGTCGTCGCGCACATCGCCGAGAACGGCAACGTCGTGGACGCCCCGGGTCTCAAGCCGGAGCACTACGAGGTCTTCGACTGCGCCATGGGCGAGCGTTCCATCTCCGCGATGGGCCACGTCCGCATGATGGCCGCGATCCAGCCGTGGATCTCCGGTGCCCTCTCCAAGACGGTCAACATGCCGGAGTCGGCGACCGTCGAAGAGGTCGAGGAGATCTACTTCGAGGCCTGGAAGATGGGCGTCAAGGCGCTCGCGATCTACCGCGACAACTGCAAGGTCGGCCAGCCCCTCTCCGCCAAGACCAAGGACAAGGGCACGGCGGAGAAGGACGCGGTCACGGCGAAGGCCGAGGCGACCATCCGCGAGACGGTCGAGAAGGTCGTCGAGTACCGCCCGGTCCGCAAGCGCCTCCCCAAGGGCCGGCCCGGCATCACGACCTCGTTCACGGTCGGCGGCGCCGAGGGCTACATGACGGCCAACTCCTACCCGGACGACGGTCTCGGCGAGGTCTTCCTGAAGATGTCCAAGCAGGGCTCGACTCTCGCGGGCATGATGGACGCCTTCTCGATCGCCGTCTCGGTGGGTCTGCAGTACGGCGTGCCGCTGGAGACGTACGTCTCGAAGTTCACGAACATGCGCTTCGAGCCGGCCGGCATGACGGACGACCCGGACGTGCGGATGGCCCAGTCGATCGTCGACTACATCTTCCGCCGCCTGGCGCTCGACTTCCTGCCCTTCGAGACGCGCTCCGCGCTCGGTATCCACTCCGCCGAGGAGCGCCAGCGTCACCTGGAGACCGGCTCGTACGAGCAGTCCCTCGACGACGAGGTCGACGTGGAGGGCCTTGCCCAGTCGGCGCCGCGAGCCCAGGAGCTGAAGGCCGTCTCCACCCCGAAGGCGGAGATCGAGGCGGTCAAGCCCGTCCCGCAGCAGGCCCACACCAGCGCTGAGCTGGTGGAGATGCAGCTGGGCATCCAGGCCGACGCCCCGCTGTGCTTCTCCTGCGGTACGAAGATGCAGCGAGCCGGCTCCTGCTACATCTGCGAGGGCTGCGGCTCGACCAGCGGCTGCAGCTGA
- the nrdR gene encoding transcriptional regulator NrdR, protein MHCPFCRHPDSRVVDSRTTDDGTSIRRRRQCPDCSRRFTTVETCSLMVVKRSGVTEPFSRTKVINGVRKACQGRPVTEDALAQLGQRVEEAVRATGSAELTTHDVGLAILGPLQELDLVAYLRFASVYRAFDSLEDFEAAIVELREQTGLPAADDEDRADTTDGKGAVAGSQEDDRGCGGTAQVPVPAHAAD, encoded by the coding sequence ATGCACTGCCCCTTCTGCAGGCACCCCGACAGCCGTGTCGTCGACAGTCGTACGACCGACGACGGCACGTCGATCCGCAGGCGCCGCCAGTGCCCTGACTGCTCCCGTCGTTTCACGACCGTGGAGACGTGCTCGCTCATGGTGGTGAAGCGGTCCGGAGTCACCGAGCCCTTCAGTCGCACCAAGGTCATCAACGGCGTGCGCAAGGCATGTCAGGGACGACCTGTCACGGAGGACGCGCTCGCCCAGCTCGGCCAGCGGGTCGAGGAGGCGGTGCGGGCCACCGGAAGCGCCGAGCTGACCACCCACGACGTGGGGCTGGCCATACTCGGCCCGTTGCAGGAACTCGACCTCGTCGCCTATCTGCGATTCGCGTCCGTCTACCGGGCGTTCGACTCGTTGGAGGACTTCGAGGCCGCGATCGTGGAACTCAGGGAACAGACGGGACTCCCCGCCGCGGACGACGAGGACCGCGCGGACACTACCGACGGCAAGGGCGCTGTCGCGGGGAGCCAGGAAGACGACCGCGGGTGCGGAGGGACTGCTCAGGTCCCCGTGCCCGCCCACGCCGCCGACTGA
- the lexA gene encoding transcriptional repressor LexA, translating into MTTTADSATITAQDRSQGRLEPVHAMNEAANPEGQKRSLPGRPPGIRADSSGLTDRQRRVIEVIRDSVQRRGYPPSMREIGQAVGLSSTSSVAHQLMALERKGFLRRDPHRPRAYEVRGSDQGASVQPTDTAGKPAASYVPLVGRIAAGGPILAEESVEDVFPLPRQLVGDGELFVLKVVGDSMIEAAICDGDWVTVRRQPVAENGDIVAAMLDGEATVKRFKREDGHVWLLPHNSAYEPIQGDDATILGKVVAVLRRV; encoded by the coding sequence GTGACCACCACCGCAGACAGTGCCACCATCACTGCCCAGGACCGCTCCCAGGGCCGACTCGAGCCGGTGCATGCGATGAACGAAGCCGCGAATCCCGAGGGGCAAAAGCGCTCCCTGCCTGGACGACCTCCAGGCATCCGGGCGGACAGCTCCGGACTGACCGACCGACAGCGCCGGGTGATCGAGGTCATCAGGGACTCAGTGCAGCGGCGCGGCTACCCGCCGTCGATGCGCGAGATCGGTCAGGCGGTCGGCCTGTCCAGTACATCGTCGGTCGCACACCAGCTGATGGCACTGGAGCGCAAGGGCTTCCTGCGCCGTGACCCGCACCGGCCGCGCGCCTACGAGGTGCGAGGCTCTGACCAGGGCGCCTCGGTGCAGCCCACCGACACCGCGGGCAAGCCGGCCGCGTCCTACGTTCCCCTGGTCGGCCGCATCGCCGCCGGTGGACCGATCCTGGCCGAGGAATCGGTCGAGGACGTCTTCCCCCTGCCCCGACAGCTGGTCGGCGACGGGGAGCTGTTCGTCCTGAAGGTCGTCGGTGACTCGATGATCGAGGCCGCGATCTGCGACGGAGACTGGGTCACGGTTCGCCGTCAGCCAGTCGCCGAGAACGGCGACATCGTCGCCGCGATGCTCGACGGCGAGGCCACCGTCAAGCGCTTCAAGCGGGAGGACGGCCACGTATGGCTCCTCCCGCACAACTCCGCCTACGAGCCGATCCAGGGCGACGACGCGACCATTCTCGGCAAGGTGGTGGCAGTACTGCGGCGCGTGTGA